The following proteins are co-located in the Sulfurospirillum deleyianum DSM 6946 genome:
- a CDS encoding ArsR/SmtB family transcription factor: protein MGDEFCSCDILHENLIEIVKKKMPQEEKLYDLAELFKVFGDTTRVKIISALFEAELCVCDIAVLLGMSQSAISHQLRVLRQARLVKHRKEGKVVFYSLDDEHIKSIFNQGLEHILEPRGFEHAIF from the coding sequence ATGGGTGATGAATTTTGCAGTTGCGATATTTTGCATGAAAACCTCATTGAAATCGTTAAAAAAAAGATGCCACAAGAGGAGAAGCTCTATGATTTGGCGGAGCTTTTTAAAGTCTTTGGCGATACCACACGGGTTAAGATTATCTCTGCACTTTTTGAAGCAGAACTGTGTGTTTGTGACATTGCTGTGCTTTTAGGTATGAGTCAGTCTGCCATTTCTCATCAGCTTCGTGTCCTTCGTCAAGCACGACTTGTCAAACATCGCAAAGAGGGAAAAGTGGTCTTTTACTCCTTGGATGATGAACACATTAAAAGTATTTTCAATCAAGGCTTAGAGCATATATTAGAACCACGAGGATTTGAGCATGCCATTTTCTAA
- a CDS encoding threonine/serine ThrE exporter family protein, which translates to MVVRVAVMLLEYGAESRLIEQLSSRLGVALGCTSVEMSLIPSAVVLTTLVGDSSVTTTRRAQEQPINLSIVHQIVTICIETEKNPCDIMTVERKLMAIHADAYPVWLLIPMIGFSCAAFSHLHGADWSGFWITFLAASVGMIVRRELSHRNYSLLIVFAFTAFVCTLIGSLSFYNGLSTTQSVVLSSSVLLLVPGLPYINSMLDAFKGYISMGWGRWTQATLLTLMSSLGIMLAMGLLGLKGW; encoded by the coding sequence GTGGTGGTTCGTGTGGCAGTGATGCTTCTTGAATACGGTGCTGAAAGTCGTTTGATTGAACAGCTCTCTTCTCGTTTGGGTGTTGCTTTAGGGTGTACCTCTGTTGAGATGTCTCTTATTCCCTCTGCGGTTGTTCTCACCACACTTGTTGGTGATTCTTCCGTGACGACAACACGACGTGCGCAAGAACAACCTATTAATCTCTCTATTGTCCATCAAATTGTGACGATTTGCATTGAGACAGAGAAAAATCCTTGCGATATTATGACGGTTGAGCGAAAATTGATGGCGATTCATGCGGATGCGTATCCTGTATGGTTATTGATTCCTATGATTGGTTTTTCGTGTGCGGCATTTAGCCATTTGCATGGTGCGGATTGGTCTGGATTTTGGATTACTTTTTTGGCAGCTTCGGTTGGAATGATAGTACGAAGAGAGCTTTCTCATCGCAATTACTCTTTATTAATCGTTTTTGCTTTTACCGCATTTGTCTGTACGCTCATTGGTAGTTTGTCCTTTTATAATGGGCTGAGTACTACGCAGAGTGTTGTGCTCTCTTCAAGTGTTTTATTGCTCGTTCCAGGTTTGCCTTATATCAATTCGATGTTGGATGCTTTTAAAGGTTATATCAGTATGGGATGGGGGCGTTGGACACAAGCGACGTTATTGACCCTGATGTCTTCTCTTGGCATTATGCTTGCCATGGGGCTTTTAGGTCTTAAAGGATGGTAA
- a CDS encoding threonine/serine exporter family protein — protein sequence MAWIPLLLDALWAAIPSVGFGMIFNVPRSTLPLCAFGGAFTYGLREILINNALSIELSTFIAATAIGIISVFWSRRYVMPRPVYTVPSIIPMIPGTYAYEMMISLVRMNSDGVSDVLLSGFIQNGLHAISILFAIAFGLVLPSMYYTKRKKPII from the coding sequence ATGGCTTGGATACCTCTTTTACTAGATGCGTTGTGGGCAGCGATTCCCTCCGTTGGATTTGGGATGATTTTTAACGTGCCTCGTTCGACATTACCCTTGTGTGCTTTTGGTGGTGCGTTTACGTACGGACTAAGAGAAATCTTGATAAACAATGCGCTTTCCATTGAACTTTCGACGTTTATTGCGGCGACTGCGATAGGCATTATAAGTGTTTTTTGGTCTCGTCGTTATGTGATGCCTCGTCCTGTGTATACGGTTCCTTCTATTATTCCTATGATTCCAGGGACGTATGCGTATGAAATGATGATTAGCTTAGTTCGAATGAATAGTGATGGTGTGAGTGATGTTCTGCTTTCTGGTTTTATTCAAAACGGTTTGCATGCGATTAGCATTTTATTTGCGATTGCTTTTGGATTGGTGTTGCCTTCGATGTATTATACCAAGCGTAAAAAACCTATTATTTAG
- a CDS encoding formate dehydrogenase subunit alpha: MQNDTIRALSTTVGRRSFLKMAAVASVFGATSSFASEKVTRAATEEEVKNPFPGSKKVKTICTSCSVGCGVIAEVQNGVWVRQEVAQDHPISLGGHCCKGADMIDMVRSEVRLKYPMVKENGQWKRLSWDDALNRIATKLADLKKKDGADAVQFLGSAKMSNEQAYYFRKFAAFFGTNNTDHQARIUHSSTVAGVANTFGYGAMTNSLGDIQKSKAIIIFGANPAVNHPVGFQHFLKAKERNNSQLIVIDPRFTKTAAKADIYAQIRPGTDIPFMYGMLNIIFQNGWDDKEYVDARVFGMDKIREEAKKWTPELVEDVTGVPAQTLIQITNLYAKNRPGTLIWAMGLTQHSIGTSNTRMAPILQLALGNMGKAGGGTNILRGHDNVQGATDMGCLADSLPGYYGLVPVVWKYFAKSWGVDYEYLVKQFKDASWMEKPGFSLARWWAGVQNVKSDEKIENAGTSLKALLVFGNGITSVAQQAKIKEGLDNLDMLVLADPFVNEAAILTDKKDNVFILPAATQFETSGLVVATNRSAQWRYKVVEPLYESKPDQEIMFELAKRLGFYEQYTKGMLMQETKDGKLEMIPNKKDFVWPEDATNEIARIIKTIGLTGWTAERVKKHTDNWHMFDEVTGAGMGPMKGEYYGLPWPCWTKTHGGSPNLYDTSISVKEGGMGFRNNFGLEKDGVNLLAEKGSFPKGSKIETGYPEITKANIEAVLGITLTEEEKAACGANWKVDNSGILVQKCMEAGVCPYGNAKARAIVWNFPDHIPMHREPLHSPRHDLTLKYPAYADKANHFRVMTKYISVQSAKDYSKEFPINMVTGRLVTMNGAGIENRASKYIAALTPEMFCDIHPDLAHKHGIKNGHMMWIHSPEGTKIKVKAKYSYTVLPDMVFMPFHFAGYFQGVDRTGNFPAGTKPFASGESVNTVTNYGYDIITQIPETKGGLCRIEKA, translated from the coding sequence ATGCAAAATGATACCATCCGTGCTCTAAGCACGACTGTGGGTCGTCGTTCTTTCCTCAAAATGGCAGCGGTTGCAAGCGTTTTTGGTGCAACATCAAGCTTTGCGAGTGAAAAAGTAACGAGAGCCGCAACAGAGGAAGAGGTTAAAAACCCATTTCCTGGAAGTAAAAAAGTTAAAACTATCTGTACATCTTGTTCTGTCGGATGTGGTGTAATCGCAGAAGTTCAAAATGGCGTATGGGTTCGTCAAGAAGTTGCTCAAGACCACCCAATAAGCTTAGGCGGACACTGCTGTAAAGGTGCAGATATGATCGATATGGTCAGATCTGAAGTACGTCTTAAATATCCAATGGTCAAAGAAAATGGTCAATGGAAACGTTTAAGTTGGGATGATGCGCTTAATCGTATCGCAACCAAATTAGCAGATTTAAAGAAAAAAGATGGCGCAGATGCCGTTCAGTTCTTAGGTTCAGCTAAGATGAGCAATGAGCAAGCGTACTATTTTAGAAAGTTTGCAGCCTTTTTTGGAACCAATAATACAGACCATCAAGCAAGAATCTGACACTCTTCCACAGTCGCTGGTGTAGCGAACACATTTGGATACGGTGCGATGACAAACTCTTTAGGCGACATTCAAAAGTCTAAAGCGATTATTATTTTTGGTGCAAACCCAGCGGTGAATCACCCTGTTGGTTTCCAACATTTCTTAAAAGCAAAAGAGCGCAATAACTCTCAGTTGATTGTTATTGACCCACGTTTTACAAAAACGGCGGCAAAAGCAGATATTTATGCACAAATTCGTCCAGGAACTGATATTCCTTTTATGTACGGAATGCTTAATATTATTTTCCAAAACGGTTGGGACGATAAAGAGTATGTTGACGCACGTGTTTTTGGTATGGATAAAATTCGTGAAGAAGCCAAAAAATGGACACCTGAACTCGTTGAAGATGTCACAGGCGTTCCAGCTCAAACACTCATTCAAATTACCAATCTTTATGCAAAAAATCGTCCAGGAACGTTGATTTGGGCAATGGGTCTAACCCAACACAGCATTGGAACCAGCAATACACGTATGGCACCAATTCTCCAATTAGCGCTTGGTAATATGGGTAAAGCAGGTGGTGGTACCAACATTCTAAGAGGTCATGATAACGTCCAGGGTGCGACTGATATGGGATGTTTAGCTGACTCACTTCCAGGATATTATGGTTTAGTTCCCGTTGTTTGGAAGTATTTCGCAAAATCATGGGGTGTGGATTATGAATACCTTGTGAAGCAATTTAAAGATGCATCATGGATGGAAAAGCCTGGTTTTTCATTGGCTCGTTGGTGGGCAGGTGTACAAAATGTCAAATCAGATGAAAAAATCGAAAATGCAGGTACATCGCTTAAAGCATTGTTGGTGTTTGGTAACGGAATTACCTCTGTTGCACAACAAGCAAAAATCAAAGAGGGTTTAGACAATCTTGATATGCTCGTTCTTGCAGACCCATTTGTGAACGAAGCAGCGATTTTGACCGATAAAAAAGACAATGTCTTTATTTTACCAGCTGCAACACAGTTTGAGACCAGCGGTTTAGTGGTTGCAACCAACAGAAGTGCACAATGGCGTTATAAAGTTGTTGAGCCTCTTTATGAGAGCAAACCTGATCAAGAGATTATGTTTGAACTAGCTAAGCGTTTAGGTTTTTATGAGCAATATACCAAAGGTATGTTGATGCAAGAGACCAAAGATGGCAAATTAGAGATGATTCCTAACAAAAAAGATTTTGTATGGCCAGAAGATGCGACCAATGAAATTGCACGTATCATCAAAACCATCGGCTTAACAGGTTGGACAGCTGAGAGGGTTAAAAAACATACTGACAACTGGCATATGTTTGATGAAGTTACAGGTGCTGGAATGGGACCAATGAAGGGCGAATACTATGGACTTCCATGGCCATGTTGGACAAAAACACACGGTGGTTCACCAAACCTTTACGATACCTCTATCTCTGTTAAAGAGGGCGGTATGGGCTTTAGAAATAACTTTGGTTTGGAAAAAGATGGTGTCAATCTTTTAGCAGAAAAAGGCTCTTTCCCTAAAGGCTCAAAAATTGAGACAGGGTATCCTGAGATTACCAAAGCGAATATTGAAGCCGTGCTTGGAATTACACTTACAGAAGAAGAAAAAGCAGCGTGTGGTGCAAACTGGAAAGTGGATAACAGCGGTATTTTGGTTCAAAAGTGTATGGAAGCAGGTGTTTGTCCTTACGGTAACGCTAAAGCACGTGCGATTGTGTGGAACTTCCCTGATCATATCCCAATGCACAGAGAACCACTCCATTCACCACGTCATGATTTGACACTCAAATATCCAGCGTATGCGGATAAAGCAAATCATTTCCGTGTTATGACCAAATATATCTCTGTTCAAAGTGCGAAAGATTACTCTAAAGAGTTCCCAATTAACATGGTAACAGGACGTTTAGTCACGATGAACGGTGCGGGTATTGAAAACCGTGCGTCAAAATACATTGCAGCCTTAACGCCTGAGATGTTCTGTGATATTCATCCAGATTTAGCGCACAAGCATGGTATTAAAAATGGTCATATGATGTGGATTCATTCACCAGAAGGCACAAAAATCAAGGTGAAGGCAAAATACTCTTATACAGTTTTACCTGATATGGTCTTTATGCCATTCCACTTTGCAGGATATTTCCAAGGCGTGGACAGAACAGGTAATTTCCCAGCAGGAACGAAACCATTTGCAAGTGGTGAGAGTGTTAATACCGTTACAAACTATGGTTATGACATCATTACTCAGATTCCTGAAACTAAAGGCGGCTTATGTCGCATAGAGAAAGCGTAG
- a CDS encoding formate dehydrogenase subunit gamma, whose amino-acid sequence MKKYLYMFIATLALASVALATESQIWGEMRIQNILGYGQEESLKLGVLFTFLQSKYFAWIFLAVLIGVPTVFFVHYKLVGPKVFPHSHKKHYAFNLFHRTVHQVAAVSFLVLVPTGFIIVFGDFFGGGTLVRMAKNLHGIFTIPFAIVVIPMALMWLKEALFNFEDVKWFMILGGYLSKEKQIINAGQFNAGQKMWYWVAILGGITMILSGAMMFFLDFKMEMLHNLTGLSQIDLLRVAAIVHNVMGFAVVALFITHVYMSMFAIKGAVNSIITGYVEEEEVKFLHNAWYKKLKEKGKF is encoded by the coding sequence ATGAAAAAATATCTTTACATGTTCATTGCGACCCTCGCTTTGGCATCTGTGGCATTGGCTACAGAAAGCCAAATTTGGGGTGAGATGCGCATACAAAATATTTTAGGATACGGTCAAGAAGAGAGTCTAAAACTTGGAGTACTCTTTACCTTCCTTCAAAGTAAATACTTTGCATGGATCTTTTTAGCAGTCCTTATTGGTGTTCCAACGGTCTTCTTTGTGCATTATAAACTTGTCGGTCCTAAGGTGTTTCCACACAGTCATAAAAAACACTATGCCTTTAACCTGTTCCATAGAACGGTTCACCAAGTAGCAGCGGTTAGCTTTTTAGTGCTCGTTCCAACAGGATTTATTATCGTGTTTGGTGATTTTTTTGGGGGTGGAACGTTGGTTCGAATGGCAAAAAACCTTCATGGTATTTTTACCATTCCTTTTGCGATTGTCGTTATTCCTATGGCGCTTATGTGGCTTAAAGAGGCACTCTTTAACTTTGAAGATGTCAAATGGTTTATGATTTTAGGAGGGTATCTCTCCAAAGAGAAACAGATCATTAACGCAGGTCAATTTAATGCAGGTCAAAAGATGTGGTATTGGGTGGCTATCTTAGGTGGTATTACCATGATTTTAAGTGGTGCGATGATGTTCTTCTTAGATTTTAAGATGGAGATGTTGCATAACTTAACAGGGCTTAGCCAAATTGATTTGCTTCGTGTGGCTGCCATTGTGCATAATGTCATGGGCTTTGCGGTTGTCGCTTTGTTTATTACCCATGTGTATATGTCAATGTTTGCGATTAAAGGAGCGGTTAATAGCATTATCACAGGCTATGTGGAAGAAGAGGAAGTAAAATTCCTTCACAATGCATGGTATAAAAAGCTCAAAGAAAAAGGAAAGTTCTAA
- the fdh3B gene encoding formate dehydrogenase FDH3 subunit beta produces the protein MMEYARMKFYCDESRCIECDGCSIACAEAHELPVGISRRKVITINEGIPGKEFSTSVACMHCTDAPCEQVCPVDCFYIREDGIVLHDKEKCIGCGYCLYACPFGAPQFPRDGAFGAKGAMDKCTMCAGGPLETNSEKERHLYGQNRIAEGKVPLCAAMCSTKALLVGDAQSVSNIFRARVAARGKGANAPYGWDKAYKNQ, from the coding sequence ATGATGGAATACGCAAGAATGAAGTTTTACTGCGATGAGAGCAGATGTATAGAGTGTGATGGATGTAGTATTGCGTGTGCGGAAGCGCATGAACTACCTGTGGGTATTAGCAGACGTAAAGTCATCACGATTAATGAGGGCATCCCAGGCAAAGAGTTTTCAACCTCTGTGGCATGTATGCATTGTACGGATGCTCCTTGTGAGCAAGTCTGTCCTGTGGATTGTTTTTATATCAGAGAAGACGGCATTGTCCTTCATGATAAAGAGAAGTGTATCGGGTGTGGTTACTGTTTATACGCATGTCCATTTGGCGCACCTCAATTTCCTCGTGATGGCGCTTTTGGTGCTAAAGGGGCAATGGATAAATGTACCATGTGTGCAGGAGGACCTTTAGAGACGAACTCAGAAAAAGAGCGTCATCTTTATGGTCAAAACCGTATCGCTGAGGGAAAAGTACCTCTTTGTGCGGCAATGTGTTCAACCAAAGCCCTCTTAGTAGGCGACGCACAATCCGTCTCTAATATCTTTAGAGCTCGTGTGGCAGCGCGTGGCAAAGGTGCGAACGCTCCTTATGGATGGGATAAGGCGTATAAAAATCAATGA
- a CDS encoding twin-arginine translocation signal domain-containing protein has protein sequence MNESRRGFVKKAALAGAMTAVGVASAHASSSGSKSSNGVVVGKSPKKEITYKKTQAWEDYYKSAL, from the coding sequence ATGAACGAAAGCAGACGTGGCTTTGTTAAAAAAGCTGCACTTGCAGGTGCGATGACCGCCGTTGGCGTAGCCAGTGCACACGCAAGTTCTTCTGGTTCAAAAAGTTCAAATGGCGTTGTTGTAGGGAAGTCTCCCAAAAAAGAGATTACCTATAAGAAAACACAAGCGTGGGAAGATTATTATAAATCTGCTCTATAA
- a CDS encoding TOBE domain-containing protein produces MGETLSDGLLQFDKPALLEKRIKLLEAILDCGSITTAAKRVGLSYKTAWEAIDTMNNLSAQPLVVRTTGGSGGGGTTLTAFGKEMIENYTILKHEYERFIHHLSSLSSLNMEHVKHLQRISMHISARNQLVGKIHSLKVADVSAEVIIELKSGVLLISNITHSAVEELNLHVGDEVVGIIKASSVLLTTTLDIATSARNKLLGKITDIKRGDINTQVSVDIGNNDIITATITTESVDTLGLKESVQVCALIKSSSILIGK; encoded by the coding sequence ATGGGCGAAACACTTAGTGATGGTTTACTGCAATTTGATAAACCCGCACTTTTGGAAAAACGCATTAAATTATTAGAAGCCATTTTAGATTGTGGGTCTATCACAACAGCTGCAAAGCGTGTGGGACTGAGCTATAAAACGGCGTGGGAAGCTATTGATACCATGAACAACCTCTCAGCACAACCTCTGGTAGTTCGCACCACAGGTGGCAGTGGCGGTGGAGGAACAACGTTGACAGCATTTGGAAAAGAGATGATTGAAAACTATACGATTTTGAAACATGAGTATGAACGTTTCATTCACCATCTCTCTTCCCTTTCATCGCTGAATATGGAACATGTCAAACATTTACAAAGGATTAGTATGCACATTAGCGCACGCAATCAGCTGGTCGGAAAAATTCATAGCCTCAAAGTCGCAGATGTCAGCGCAGAGGTGATTATTGAACTTAAAAGTGGCGTTTTATTGATCTCGAATATCACGCACAGTGCCGTAGAAGAACTGAACCTTCACGTGGGTGATGAAGTGGTAGGCATTATCAAAGCATCAAGCGTTTTACTTACCACAACTTTAGATATTGCCACAAGCGCACGTAACAAATTGCTTGGGAAAATTACAGATATCAAACGAGGCGATATTAACACGCAAGTCAGTGTAGACATCGGGAACAACGATATCATCACGGCAACCATTACCACCGAATCGGTTGATACGCTAGGACTCAAAGAGAGTGTTCAGGTGTGTGCGCTGATTAAATCGAGCAGTATTTTGATTGGAAAATAA
- a CDS encoding heavy metal translocating P-type ATPase encodes MPFSKEPKSCESTQSCCSRCEPIVPVNAKNEHHHHAQDEHTHTHVSHDHDHDEHDHHHHHGHSDESLKEMLNSSQFYAFCVGAVLFVFALFMDESHPWMLATYVASFLLVGGEILYAALRNLFRGKLFDENFLMGLATVGAFSIGEYPEGVSVMLFFRIGEFFQDLAVARSRKSITKLMDIRPDFANLKTESGEQKVSPNDVPLGSFILVKAGEKIPLDGVIVEGSSTLDTSALTGETLPKEVSKGEEVLSGSINKTGLLLVQTTKLFADSTVSKILDLVQNASNKKAKTEQFITHFAKYYTPFVVISAALLAFLPPLFIEGAEFSEWFRRALVFLVVSCPCALVVSIPLSFFGGIGGASRNGILIKGGNFLEALQKVDTVVFDKTGTLTKGIFSVTRIQALSTKSEEEVLRLAALAEMHSNHPIALSIKRAYNASHEGNVEHYEELAGYGVKAHIDGQTILVGNDKLLHEQGIAHERITTPQSVVYVALEGELVGYLIIEDTPKEESKEAILALRSLGINEIIMLTGDHKATAQSVGEKLGITQIEAELLPHQKVEKLEEIMARKQGKGKTVFVGDGINDAPVLARSDVGIAMGGVGSDAAIEAADVVIMTDEITKVATALKIARKTHTIVWQNIIFALGVKGAILIMGAFGVATMWEAVFGDVGVALIAVLNATRVLTHK; translated from the coding sequence ATGCCATTTTCTAAAGAACCCAAAAGCTGTGAGTCAACGCAAAGTTGTTGCTCAAGGTGTGAACCTATCGTTCCAGTCAATGCCAAAAATGAGCACCACCATCATGCACAAGATGAGCATACGCACACCCATGTTTCTCATGACCACGACCACGATGAGCACGACCATCACCATCACCACGGACATAGTGATGAAAGCCTCAAAGAGATGCTTAACTCATCGCAGTTTTATGCCTTTTGTGTCGGGGCTGTTTTATTTGTTTTTGCCCTTTTTATGGATGAGAGCCATCCATGGATGCTTGCAACCTACGTCGCTAGTTTTCTTTTAGTGGGAGGCGAGATTCTCTACGCCGCACTTCGTAATCTTTTTAGAGGAAAACTCTTTGATGAAAACTTTTTGATGGGTTTAGCCACTGTGGGTGCTTTTAGTATCGGCGAGTATCCTGAGGGTGTTTCGGTCATGCTTTTCTTCCGTATTGGTGAGTTTTTTCAAGACTTGGCTGTGGCTCGTTCACGCAAATCCATTACCAAACTCATGGATATTCGCCCCGATTTTGCAAACCTAAAAACAGAGAGTGGAGAGCAAAAAGTCTCCCCCAATGATGTGCCTTTGGGTAGCTTCATCTTGGTTAAAGCAGGGGAAAAAATTCCTTTAGACGGTGTGATTGTGGAGGGTTCATCCACACTTGACACTTCCGCCCTTACCGGTGAAACCCTGCCCAAAGAGGTGAGTAAAGGCGAAGAGGTACTCTCTGGAAGCATCAATAAAACAGGTCTTTTACTGGTTCAAACCACCAAACTTTTTGCCGATTCGACGGTTTCAAAAATTCTCGATTTGGTTCAAAATGCCAGCAATAAAAAGGCTAAAACAGAGCAGTTTATTACCCATTTTGCTAAGTACTACACCCCTTTTGTGGTCATCTCCGCTGCCCTACTCGCCTTTTTACCCCCTCTTTTCATCGAAGGAGCAGAATTTAGTGAGTGGTTTAGGCGTGCTTTAGTCTTTTTAGTTGTCTCTTGCCCTTGCGCACTGGTGGTTTCTATTCCGCTGAGCTTCTTTGGAGGCATTGGTGGGGCATCACGTAATGGTATTTTAATCAAAGGGGGTAACTTTCTTGAAGCCCTTCAAAAGGTCGATACAGTTGTTTTTGATAAAACAGGAACGCTTACCAAAGGTATTTTTAGTGTGACACGCATTCAAGCACTTTCTACCAAAAGTGAAGAAGAGGTGTTAAGACTCGCAGCCCTTGCAGAGATGCACTCCAACCACCCCATAGCACTCTCGATTAAAAGAGCGTATAACGCTTCTCATGAAGGCAACGTCGAACACTATGAAGAGCTTGCGGGGTATGGGGTTAAAGCACACATTGATGGGCAAACCATTCTTGTGGGTAATGATAAACTGCTTCATGAGCAAGGCATTGCGCATGAACGCATTACCACACCGCAGAGCGTTGTTTATGTTGCGTTAGAGGGAGAGTTAGTGGGGTATCTCATCATTGAGGACACCCCAAAAGAAGAGAGTAAAGAAGCTATTTTAGCGCTTCGCTCTTTGGGAATTAACGAAATTATTATGCTCACGGGCGATCATAAAGCCACGGCGCAAAGTGTGGGTGAAAAACTGGGCATTACCCAAATTGAGGCGGAACTTTTACCACATCAAAAAGTAGAAAAACTCGAAGAAATCATGGCACGCAAACAGGGCAAAGGCAAAACCGTTTTTGTCGGCGATGGAATTAATGACGCACCTGTGTTAGCACGCTCTGATGTAGGTATCGCCATGGGTGGAGTTGGCTCTGACGCTGCCATTGAAGCGGCTGACGTGGTGATTATGACCGATGAAATTACCAAAGTCGCCACTGCCCTTAAAATTGCACGTAAAACCCATACGATTGTGTGGCAAAACATCATCTTTGCCCTCGGAGTCAAAGGGGCGATTCTCATTATGGGTGCGTTTGGTGTTGCGACCATGTGGGAAGCGGTTTTTGGCGATGTAGGTGTTGCCCTCATTGCCGTACTTAATGCCACACGAGTACTCACACACAAATAG
- the modD gene encoding ModD protein produces MMDILEEDIGLMDITTEGLGFGAKAAKISFAPKEEVIICGVDLVEEMCQRLGLETKRFKQCGDRVSANECVLEAYGRADNVHKVWKASQNLLEFLSGIASKTEKMLSLARLHQPHIELLTTRKIFPRTKALALKAVFAGGGAHHRLGLYDSILIFKQHRVFFPDEAEFEAQFAQMKRKFLEKKVAVEVENYEEALYFARLGTDILQCEKMDFEMLKRCVSLKKIFPSLLLSATGGIGEHNIEDFAKTGVDFIVTSSPYHAKPSDIRVTIEML; encoded by the coding sequence ATGATGGATATTTTAGAAGAAGATATAGGACTGATGGATATTACCACAGAGGGGCTGGGTTTTGGGGCTAAAGCGGCAAAAATCTCTTTTGCACCTAAGGAAGAAGTGATTATCTGTGGGGTTGATTTGGTCGAAGAGATGTGTCAACGACTTGGACTTGAAACCAAACGTTTTAAACAATGCGGTGATAGAGTGAGTGCCAACGAATGTGTGCTCGAAGCCTATGGTAGAGCAGATAATGTGCATAAAGTCTGGAAAGCAAGTCAAAATCTTTTGGAATTTTTAAGTGGTATCGCCAGTAAAACAGAAAAAATGCTCTCTTTAGCACGTCTGCATCAACCGCATATTGAGCTTTTAACCACACGAAAAATTTTCCCTCGTACCAAAGCCTTAGCCCTCAAAGCCGTCTTTGCAGGAGGTGGAGCGCACCATCGTTTAGGGCTGTATGATTCGATTTTGATTTTTAAACAACACCGTGTTTTTTTCCCTGATGAGGCAGAATTTGAAGCTCAGTTTGCACAAATGAAACGAAAGTTTTTAGAGAAAAAAGTAGCCGTTGAAGTAGAAAATTATGAAGAGGCTCTTTATTTTGCGAGGTTAGGAACAGATATTTTACAGTGTGAAAAGATGGATTTTGAGATGCTCAAACGCTGTGTTTCGCTCAAGAAAATTTTTCCTTCTTTACTGCTTTCTGCCACAGGTGGCATTGGCGAACATAACATCGAAGATTTTGCTAAGACGGGCGTGGATTTTATTGTCACTTCTTCACCCTACCATGCTAAACCCTCAGACATTCGTGTTACCATCGAAATGCTCTAA
- a CDS encoding TorD/DmsD family molecular chaperone has translation MLNKESVNKARSLYYGFLSKLFVFTTSPSRYEGLSEALEVMAQNPLDENSGEALREIQLFLAHNGESAFIQEYDDVFHNPSYKVVRNTASYYDEGVESGRKQLEVKNFLAKTKIRRNEQYFKENEDSVGFIFTFMHELIELIMNEQKEYDSLQHCLYTEVINPFIDEFIIKVYEHPMARIYKSVAIVLNAFMAFERLYFDVAKPPLKEVERIQKPQPLEMVSGAEAKRRAENKAKKEADKAKKMAEV, from the coding sequence ATGTTAAATAAAGAATCCGTCAATAAAGCCCGTTCTCTCTATTATGGTTTTCTGAGCAAGTTGTTTGTTTTTACGACAAGCCCAAGTCGTTATGAAGGTTTGAGTGAGGCTTTGGAAGTGATGGCTCAAAATCCATTGGATGAAAACTCAGGTGAGGCGCTAAGGGAAATTCAACTTTTTTTAGCTCACAACGGCGAGAGTGCTTTTATTCAAGAATACGACGATGTTTTTCATAATCCTTCTTATAAAGTGGTACGCAACACCGCTTCGTATTATGATGAAGGGGTTGAAAGCGGTAGAAAACAGCTTGAAGTAAAAAATTTCCTTGCAAAAACAAAAATCAGACGTAATGAGCAATATTTTAAAGAGAATGAAGACAGCGTTGGGTTTATCTTTACCTTTATGCATGAGCTGATTGAACTTATTATGAATGAGCAAAAAGAGTATGACTCTTTGCAACACTGCCTTTATACAGAGGTGATTAATCCTTTTATTGATGAGTTTATTATCAAAGTGTATGAGCATCCCATGGCACGTATCTACAAATCGGTCGCCATTGTTTTAAATGCGTTTATGGCGTTTGAGCGTCTCTATTTTGATGTCGCAAAACCTCCTTTAAAAGAGGTGGAGCGTATTCAAAAACCACAACCTTTGGAGATGGTCTCAGGTGCGGAAGCCAAACGTAGAGCAGAGAATAAGGCTAAAAAAGAGGCAGACAAAGCCAAAAAAATGGCAGAAGTCTAA